One Azotobacter salinestris DNA window includes the following coding sequences:
- a CDS encoding transposase domain-containing protein — translation MCHRCLPTERIVWPVIGMALFKNEPIWLIVQ, via the coding sequence TTGTGCCATCGGTGCCTGCCGACCGAGCGCATTGTCTGGCCGGTCATCGGGATGGCCCTGTTCAAGAACGAGCCCATCTGGCTGATTGTGCAATAG
- a CDS encoding IS110 family transposase: protein MKLKRIGVGLAKQVFQLHGVDSHEQAVCRKQLKRSQALGFFRRLGPCAVAMEACGSAHYWARELSALGHEVRLIAPQFVKPYVKSGKNDANDAEAICEAASRPTMRHVEVKSAEQQASQALHRIRSRLIRARTALVNKIRGLLGEFGLVEIRHGVAATRRLAQTALEDAGNGLPGPMLELLAELRGELDEHEAHLCRLDEMIQCQAREDERVKRLMQVEGIGPVSATALVEAVGNARQFRSARQFAAWLGLVPRQHSSGGKERLGAITKRGDIYLRTLLIHGARAVLQHCRDKADRRSQWLRQLICRRNRNIAAVALANKNARVVWAILSREECYQLG from the coding sequence ATGAAACTCAAGCGGATAGGCGTCGGCTTGGCAAAGCAGGTGTTCCAGCTTCATGGTGTCGACAGCCACGAGCAGGCAGTCTGCCGCAAACAGCTCAAGCGTTCGCAAGCGCTGGGCTTCTTCCGTCGACTCGGACCCTGCGCGGTGGCGATGGAGGCGTGTGGCAGTGCCCATTACTGGGCCCGCGAGCTGAGCGCCTTGGGACATGAGGTGCGATTGATCGCGCCGCAGTTCGTCAAGCCCTACGTCAAGAGCGGCAAGAACGACGCCAACGATGCCGAAGCAATCTGCGAGGCCGCCAGCCGGCCGACGATGCGCCATGTCGAGGTGAAAAGCGCCGAGCAGCAGGCCAGCCAGGCCCTGCACCGAATCAGAAGTCGGTTGATCAGGGCACGGACGGCGCTGGTCAACAAAATCCGCGGCCTGTTGGGCGAGTTTGGCCTGGTCGAGATACGACACGGCGTCGCGGCTACACGTCGACTGGCGCAGACGGCCCTGGAGGATGCCGGGAACGGCCTGCCGGGCCCGATGCTTGAACTGCTGGCGGAGTTGCGCGGCGAGTTGGACGAGCATGAAGCACACCTGTGCCGTCTCGACGAGATGATCCAGTGCCAGGCTCGCGAGGACGAGCGGGTGAAGCGACTGATGCAGGTCGAGGGTATCGGTCCGGTCTCGGCCACCGCCCTGGTGGAGGCCGTAGGCAATGCCCGGCAGTTCCGCAGTGCTCGGCAGTTTGCCGCCTGGCTGGGGTTGGTTCCTCGCCAGCACTCCAGCGGCGGCAAGGAGCGCTTGGGAGCGATCACCAAGCGAGGCGATATCTATTTGCGCACCCTGCTGATCCATGGTGCTCGAGCGGTGCTCCAGCACTGCCGGGACAAGGCGGATAGGCGCAGTCAGTGGCTTCGACAACTCATCTGTCGACGCAACAGGAATATCGCCGCAGTCGCCCTGGCGAACAAGAATGCCCGAGTTGTCTGGGCCATCCTCAGCCGAGAGGAGTGTTATCAACTAGGATGA
- a CDS encoding 1-deoxy-D-xylulose-5-phosphate synthase N-terminal domain-containing protein, protein MLSYDRIEKNIRYQIFKLCHDSGGGHIASSLSMVEILWSVFSTHYKPPHDRFLLSSCQGALALYCVQHALKNQEFKLSEFLKEGSDLTMFPNDDLPFSDMTSGSLGHGISMAVGMGLHKKFNTAVEGTLYVVVGDGELDEGSNWEGIMAAAHFSINNLIIIINYNKVQIDGTTAMVMNIEPLVDKLTSFGCNVLSVNGHNTEEIIDAISTIKQNKTEGPSVLIAHTIKGHGISFCAKDLSWHYRVPTALELDFVKSELDVH, encoded by the coding sequence ATGCTTAGCTATGATCGTATTGAAAAAAATATCCGTTATCAGATCTTCAAACTGTGCCATGACTCGGGGGGCGGACATATTGCCTCTTCGCTGTCGATGGTCGAAATTTTATGGTCTGTTTTTTCCACTCACTACAAACCACCGCACGATAGGTTTTTGCTGAGTTCCTGCCAAGGTGCACTAGCCCTATATTGCGTGCAACATGCACTAAAAAATCAAGAATTCAAACTTTCTGAGTTTTTAAAAGAGGGATCAGATTTAACCATGTTCCCTAATGACGACCTACCGTTTTCAGACATGACCTCTGGTTCTCTCGGCCATGGAATCTCCATGGCTGTTGGAATGGGCCTGCATAAAAAGTTTAACACTGCCGTAGAGGGAACCTTGTATGTGGTCGTCGGTGATGGTGAACTTGATGAAGGTAGTAACTGGGAAGGGATCATGGCAGCCGCTCACTTCTCGATCAATAATCTCATCATCATTATTAATTACAATAAAGTTCAAATTGATGGCACTACCGCGATGGTGATGAATATCGAACCCTTGGTCGACAAGCTAACTTCCTTTGGCTGCAACGTACTCAGTGTGAATGGACATAATACTGAAGAAATTATCGATGCCATTAGCACCATCAAGCAAAATAAAACCGAAGGTCCTTCTGTACTGATCGCCCATACCATAAAAGGGCATGGCATCAGCTTTTGTGCTAAAGATCTCAGTTGGCACTATCGAGTCCCTACTGCATTGGAGTTGGATTTTGTAAAAAGCGAATTGGATGTTCACTGA
- a CDS encoding SDR family NAD(P)-dependent oxidoreductase yields MASGQLTAVVTGAGGTIGTCLSSRLASMGYNLVVIDTHKINLGALQSKIHTEHPETQVLALEVNISSSQEVIQAAQVVQDRFNGIDILINNAGISPKLSNGKRIPALDIDDQEWDLVMQTNLKSVFLMCKYFFGVLKAKEGKIINIASMMGATGSGVGTHQIFPYSVSAAHYSASKAGVINLTKSLAREFSEFNIPVYAIAPGAVSGGMGKFDESFIKNLKEQIPSHQLGTPEEIVNTLTFLLTSGMSLTGQTIHVNHGWFMGG; encoded by the coding sequence ATGGCTTCAGGACAATTGACCGCCGTAGTGACAGGCGCAGGTGGCACAATCGGCACATGTCTATCCTCGCGCCTGGCAAGTATGGGCTACAACTTGGTAGTTATTGATACTCACAAAATCAATCTGGGCGCTCTTCAATCGAAAATTCACACCGAACACCCTGAAACTCAAGTACTTGCGCTAGAAGTTAATATTTCTTCATCCCAAGAAGTGATACAGGCGGCACAGGTGGTCCAGGATAGATTCAACGGCATCGACATACTGATCAATAACGCAGGCATCTCTCCAAAGTTATCCAATGGCAAGAGAATACCGGCCTTGGATATCGATGATCAGGAGTGGGACCTTGTAATGCAAACTAATTTAAAAAGCGTTTTTTTGATGTGTAAGTATTTTTTTGGTGTTCTGAAAGCCAAGGAAGGAAAAATTATCAATATTGCATCCATGATGGGCGCCACCGGCTCTGGAGTTGGCACTCACCAGATATTTCCCTATAGTGTCTCTGCAGCTCATTACAGCGCATCAAAAGCTGGCGTGATCAACCTCACAAAGTCCTTGGCACGCGAATTCAGCGAATTCAATATCCCGGTCTACGCTATTGCTCCCGGTGCGGTTTCCGGCGGGATGGGTAAATTCGATGAGAGCTTCATCAAAAACCTGAAAGAACAAATACCCAGTCATCAGTTAGGCACTCCTGAAGAAATTGTGAACACGCTCACTTTTCTACTGACCTCCGGCATGAGCTTAACCGGGCAGACCATACACGTTAATCATGGTTGGTTCATGGGAGGCTAG
- a CDS encoding SDR family NAD(P)-dependent oxidoreductase yields the protein MSSRVIVVSGGTRGIGLAISERHAIAGDTVFSLCLNPEKISKTHANIHVIKCDVRDFKAVNDCIDQILLEVGKIDALVNCAGIQQPPSDGLEHIDYDDWRNVLATNLDGVFHLCKAVIPGMKRRREGVIVNMASVAATDGYPMACAYATSKSALIGLTKSLAKELATYNIRVNAIMPSLTMTDAALGLPTETLERLVNLVPLGRIALPEDVAGVEFFLSSPDANYITGELFRVAGGR from the coding sequence ATGTCCAGCAGAGTCATTGTCGTAAGCGGCGGCACGAGGGGAATTGGCTTGGCCATCTCAGAGAGACACGCAATAGCCGGCGACACGGTGTTTTCACTATGCTTAAACCCTGAAAAAATCAGCAAGACGCACGCGAATATTCATGTAATAAAATGTGATGTTCGTGATTTCAAAGCAGTTAACGACTGTATAGATCAGATACTTTTAGAGGTGGGAAAGATTGATGCCCTCGTTAATTGTGCCGGCATCCAGCAACCACCGTCTGACGGTTTAGAACACATCGATTATGACGATTGGCGAAACGTCCTCGCCACCAATCTCGATGGCGTTTTCCATTTATGCAAAGCAGTGATACCTGGCATGAAAAGAAGGCGTGAAGGCGTAATCGTGAATATGGCGTCGGTGGCCGCCACCGATGGATACCCGATGGCCTGCGCTTATGCAACCTCCAAGAGCGCGCTGATCGGTCTGACGAAATCCCTGGCGAAGGAGCTGGCGACGTACAACATCCGGGTTAACGCGATCATGCCCAGCCTGACCATGACAGATGCCGCACTGGGGCTGCCTACCGAAACCTTAGAGCGACTTGTAAACCTGGTCCCTTTAGGAAGAATTGCGCTGCCTGAGGATGTTGCCGGCGTTGAGTTCTTTCTATCCAGTCCCGACGCTAACTACATCACAGGTGAGCTATTCAGAGTCGCCGGTGGGCGATAA
- a CDS encoding SDR family NAD(P)-dependent oxidoreductase — MKVALVTGGTRGIGFSIVKLLALEEDLRVITCGTKPHSKVKLPAGVEYIQCDISSLNSVTAMIKQVIDAHSKIDILVNNAGISHVKPDGRFLIEDIQDETWHKVINTNLSGAFYTCKQVIPHMKRNHYGRIINISSASARFGGILASVDYISSKAGLIGLTKGLAYELRDCGITVNTVAPGRIDTDMISDANLSADWAKNHVPLGRLGKGEDIAGIILFLISKHADYVHGATLDCNGGWVIT; from the coding sequence ATGAAAGTTGCCCTTGTCACGGGTGGAACGAGAGGTATTGGTTTCTCCATCGTCAAGCTACTCGCACTGGAAGAAGACTTAAGGGTCATCACGTGCGGCACCAAGCCTCACTCTAAAGTTAAACTTCCCGCGGGTGTTGAATACATTCAGTGCGACATCTCCAGCTTAAATTCCGTCACCGCAATGATTAAGCAGGTTATTGACGCGCATTCCAAGATCGACATACTCGTCAACAATGCCGGCATCTCTCACGTCAAACCTGATGGGCGATTCCTGATTGAGGACATCCAAGATGAAACTTGGCACAAAGTAATCAACACCAACTTATCCGGCGCCTTTTACACCTGCAAACAAGTGATTCCTCATATGAAAAGGAACCACTATGGCCGCATCATAAATATATCTTCAGCCTCAGCCAGATTTGGGGGAATACTCGCATCCGTTGACTACATTTCGTCAAAAGCGGGGCTTATTGGGTTAACTAAAGGACTCGCCTACGAGTTAAGGGATTGTGGCATTACAGTTAATACTGTAGCGCCCGGCCGAATAGACACAGATATGATCTCCGACGCCAACCTAAGCGCCGACTGGGCTAAAAACCATGTTCCCCTTGGCAGACTCGGCAAGGGGGAAGATATTGCAGGGATCATTTTGTTTTTAATCTCCAAACACGCTGACTACGTGCATGGAGCCACACTTGATTGTAATGGAGGCTGGGTCATAACTTAA
- a CDS encoding zinc-dependent alcohol dehydrogenase, with protein sequence MKALIYDGERVIYQDIDHHDAEFYPRPIKIKIQLAGICSTDLKIVDGKYYNKALLKPNGILGHEGCGHVAQSAPGSPFKRGDHVVFETVFPCQRCDTCVQGLTNYCSNWLHIGINTNGTFSEYLTIDESMVHKISKDVPPQISVLAEPLSIALNSIASIFEERRNKALTVAVVGPGILGLLHTLLLAESDHSVDVFGLSSDDQRLEKALSLGAKNAFKTDVAPATLQQYDLVIDSSNTSSGAAFALNRCKPGGHLRVLNLSTEKGISSSDIVKSGCRISTSKGIHHSHMVTACNYIETSRHKLTGLTTHFFNPNEYQQAFNFARNKEGIKSAFNFN encoded by the coding sequence ATGAAAGCGTTAATCTATGATGGAGAACGCGTCATTTATCAAGACATTGACCACCACGATGCTGAATTTTATCCTCGCCCCATAAAGATCAAGATCCAGCTGGCAGGCATTTGTTCGACTGATCTGAAAATCGTCGACGGCAAGTACTACAACAAAGCGTTGTTAAAGCCCAACGGAATACTCGGTCATGAAGGGTGTGGTCACGTTGCCCAAAGCGCTCCTGGTAGTCCCTTCAAGAGGGGAGACCATGTGGTGTTTGAGACCGTTTTCCCCTGCCAGAGATGTGACACATGTGTACAAGGCCTGACTAATTACTGCAGCAACTGGCTGCATATCGGTATTAATACCAACGGTACGTTTTCTGAGTACTTGACCATTGACGAGTCGATGGTTCACAAAATATCGAAAGACGTCCCTCCCCAAATCAGCGTGCTCGCAGAGCCGCTTTCCATTGCCCTGAACTCCATTGCCAGTATTTTTGAGGAACGTCGAAATAAGGCATTGACGGTCGCAGTCGTCGGACCAGGGATACTGGGTCTTCTGCATACACTCCTATTGGCGGAAAGCGATCACTCGGTCGATGTGTTTGGCCTGAGCAGCGACGATCAACGCCTTGAGAAAGCACTCAGCCTCGGCGCAAAAAATGCCTTCAAGACTGATGTCGCCCCAGCAACACTGCAGCAGTACGACCTCGTCATTGACTCGAGCAACACCAGTTCCGGTGCAGCGTTCGCACTGAATCGGTGTAAACCCGGCGGACATCTCAGAGTCCTGAACCTCTCAACAGAAAAAGGCATCAGCTCCTCCGATATCGTCAAAAGCGGGTGCCGTATATCGACGAGCAAAGGCATACACCACAGCCATATGGTGACGGCCTGTAACTACATAGAAACCAGTCGCCATAAGCTCACCGGACTGACGACTCACTTCTTTAACCCGAATGAATATCAACAGGCGTTCAATTTCGCTAGGAACAAGGAAGGAATCAAATCAGCCTTTAACTTCAACTGA
- a CDS encoding IS5 family transposase (programmed frameshift), translating into MSGRYEISAQRWAMIEAIVSPPQRMGRPRRDDRQMLNGIFWILCSGAKWRDLPERYGPWKTVYQRFRLWRDNGTFEQVLRHLHLRLREDGFIDLDTWMVDSTSIRATRAASGARKKGALQEPQHQCLGRSRGGLTTKLHLACDSNGYPLAVMLSPGQDADSRYFMPLLEQISLPGSQGRPRKRCRYVLADKGYDSESLRQYCDRYGMKPIIPLRKMHRKPRPGLPRLFDRPQYQKRNAIERLFSWLKEKRRLCTRYDKLASSFKAMVTLACIEKCLRADFSDKP; encoded by the exons ATGTCAGGCCGTTACGAGATTTCTGCCCAGCGCTGGGCGATGATCGAAGCCATCGTTTCTCCCCCTCAACGCATGGGCCGCCCCCGGCGAGATGACCGCCAGATGCTCAACGGCATCTTCTGGATTCTGTGCTCAGGGGCCAAGTGGCGCGATCTTCCCGAGCGTTATGGCCCCTGGAAGACGGTATATCAGCGCTTCAGGCTGTGGCGTGACAACGGCACCTTCGAGCAGGTGCTGCGGCATCTGCATCTGCGTCTGCGTGAGGACGGCTTTATCGACCTGGATACCTGGATGGTCGACTCAACGTCGATTCGGGCCACCAGAGCCGCCAGCGGTGCGAGAAAAAAAGGGGCCT TGCAAGAGCCGCAGCACCAATGTCTCGGCCGAAGCCGTGGTGGGCTGACCACCAAGCTTCATCTGGCCTGTGACAGCAACGGGTATCCGCTGGCAGTGATGCTTTCACCCGGGCAGGACGCCGACTCGCGCTATTTCATGCCCTTGCTTGAGCAGATCAGCCTGCCTGGCAGCCAGGGTCGTCCGCGCAAGCGCTGCCGGTATGTACTGGCTGACAAAGGCTACGACAGCGAAAGCCTGCGCCAATACTGCGACCGGTATGGCATGAAGCCCATCATTCCCTTACGCAAGATGCACCGTAAGCCTCGACCGGGCTTGCCTCGCCTATTTGACAGACCGCAGTACCAAAAGCGCAACGCCATTGAACGACTGTTCAGTTGGCTCAAGGAAAAGCGCCGTCTTTGCACCCGTTATGACAAGCTGGCCAGCAGTTTCAAGGCCATGGTCACGCTGGCCTGCATCGAAAAATGCTTACGTGCCGACTTTTCAGACAAACCCTAA
- a CDS encoding HIT domain-containing protein yields MSARIIYSGKHIVISHCRDCEVPGYMIISFQRLVSKLAELSSAESAELMNGLAFAERALNTLFSPEKIYIMRISELNPELHFHVFPRYASVTKLYLAEHNERIIDGPFFFSWARKRFGSSQSEPTQEVLDAQSVLKETLRAYFSQPL; encoded by the coding sequence ATGTCAGCGCGGATAATTTATTCGGGAAAACACATCGTAATCTCTCACTGCCGGGACTGTGAAGTTCCTGGCTACATGATCATTTCGTTTCAGCGGCTCGTATCTAAGCTCGCGGAACTCAGTTCGGCGGAAAGTGCTGAACTGATGAATGGCTTAGCTTTTGCGGAACGAGCCTTAAACACTCTATTTTCTCCTGAAAAAATATACATAATGCGTATTTCTGAGCTCAATCCTGAACTGCATTTTCATGTTTTCCCCAGGTATGCTTCTGTGACCAAATTATATTTGGCGGAACACAATGAACGTATTATTGATGGTCCTTTTTTTTTCAGCTGGGCGCGGAAAAGGTTCGGTAGCTCACAGTCAGAGCCGACCCAAGAGGTATTGGACGCTCAATCAGTACTCAAGGAAACCCTCAGGGCCTATTTTTCGCAGCCTCTATAA
- the tnpB gene encoding IS66 family insertion sequence element accessory protein TnpB — MDGLTALVELDIRLAVFDPVLFVFLNRARNRVKILYWGVSRTLA, encoded by the coding sequence ATCGATGGCCTCACCGCCCTGGTCGAACTCGATATCCGGCTGGCGGTGTTCGATCCGGTGCTGTTCGTTTTTCTCAACCGGGCGCGCAACCGGGTGAAAATCCTGTACTGGGGTGTGTCACGAACGCTGGCGTAA
- a CDS encoding Gfo/Idh/MocA family protein produces the protein MLNIGIVGRNHGMKHLKNIQRYHSNKALVKGLTYKDPSKASGLESEIQMYNSYKKMINEANLDALVLAGPHNLTREIIEFSADKIKFFLIEKPVAHNSAEIIKIKKILQEHNCTALIGHHRRFSPKVQELKRIIASGAIGNVISFDSVWCIKKNDEYFNNDEANWRIHAAKGGGPLAINGVHEIDTVRFLFGEIGLTKAILGKSNRRLAIEENITAIFKLENGIIGTLLIGDNIPSPFNYEKTMNENHSFPTSNVDFLKVFGDKGAITFPSLTLYPYEGSGDWFSMFSASSIDSKVVCEDPLKLEMDHFIRVIEGKDMPLVNIDDALSNMVVVDKIKQEIKNESVNL, from the coding sequence ATGTTGAACATCGGTATCGTTGGTCGCAATCACGGAATGAAACACCTGAAAAACATACAGCGCTATCATTCCAATAAAGCCTTGGTCAAAGGCCTTACTTACAAAGACCCTTCCAAAGCTTCTGGTCTTGAAAGTGAAATTCAGATGTACAATAGCTATAAAAAAATGATTAATGAGGCAAATTTAGACGCATTGGTCTTGGCCGGTCCACACAATCTAACCCGGGAAATAATCGAATTTAGCGCGGATAAAATTAAATTTTTCTTGATTGAAAAACCGGTGGCTCACAACTCGGCAGAAATCATAAAAATAAAAAAAATACTTCAAGAGCATAATTGCACGGCATTGATAGGGCATCACCGAAGATTCTCACCAAAGGTACAGGAGCTCAAAAGAATAATTGCTTCAGGAGCTATAGGAAACGTCATATCTTTTGATTCGGTGTGGTGCATCAAAAAAAACGATGAGTATTTCAACAATGATGAAGCTAACTGGAGAATTCACGCGGCCAAAGGGGGAGGTCCTTTAGCAATCAATGGAGTTCATGAAATAGACACTGTCAGGTTCCTTTTTGGTGAGATCGGTCTAACTAAGGCTATCTTAGGTAAAAGCAACAGACGCTTGGCCATCGAAGAAAATATCACTGCCATTTTCAAACTGGAAAACGGGATTATCGGCACTTTGCTGATAGGAGATAACATCCCGTCACCATTCAACTATGAAAAAACGATGAATGAAAACCATTCATTTCCGACAAGCAATGTGGATTTCCTAAAAGTCTTCGGCGACAAAGGCGCCATCACCTTTCCAAGTTTAACTTTATACCCATATGAAGGCTCTGGAGATTGGTTCTCCATGTTTTCAGCGAGTTCTATTGACTCTAAAGTGGTGTGCGAGGATCCGCTTAAGCTGGAAATGGACCATTTTATTAGAGTTATCGAAGGTAAAGACATGCCCTTGGTCAACATAGACGATGCTCTGAGTAACATGGTCGTTGTAGATAAAATAAAACAGGAGATTAAAAATGAAAGCGTTAATCTATGA
- a CDS encoding sugar phosphate isomerase/epimerase family protein — protein sequence MKIYINEGSFGFAMSPLEKINLISNSQFSGIGLWFEKLDLWLDQENTDVQDIKSALQTKKVDVIEINFLKFLFTHEYESPELQHEISQGIYYAKLFGAPFLTAATFGENLQPSLYRENIRKLSEKLEQEDLSLAIEFLPWTEIPSITGLHELLAAVDRDNVGILLDTYHFFMGDPDLNALEKIPSEKIFLIHINDLINNPDLFSKLSLIEITRGYRVAPGLGNFPLIPFFKTLRKMGVKAPVSLEVLNKDSASQRHIDSVLNAYTSTLQQIGA from the coding sequence ATGAAGATTTATATCAATGAGGGTAGTTTCGGATTTGCTATGTCACCATTGGAAAAGATAAACCTGATCTCCAACTCGCAATTTTCTGGTATTGGATTATGGTTCGAGAAGCTTGATCTTTGGCTTGATCAGGAGAATACCGATGTGCAGGACATAAAATCTGCATTGCAGACAAAAAAAGTCGACGTAATTGAGATTAATTTCTTAAAATTTCTTTTCACTCATGAGTATGAAAGCCCAGAACTACAGCATGAAATTTCGCAAGGAATTTATTATGCAAAGCTGTTCGGTGCGCCCTTTCTCACTGCGGCGACATTTGGAGAAAACCTTCAACCATCTCTATACAGAGAGAACATCAGAAAGCTCTCAGAAAAGCTGGAGCAGGAGGATCTTTCCCTAGCGATCGAGTTCCTTCCCTGGACAGAGATCCCTTCAATCACAGGGTTACACGAACTGCTCGCCGCTGTCGACCGAGACAACGTGGGCATTCTGTTAGATACCTATCATTTCTTTATGGGTGACCCGGATCTGAACGCGTTGGAGAAGATTCCATCGGAAAAGATCTTTCTCATCCATATCAATGACTTGATTAATAACCCCGACCTTTTTTCGAAGCTGTCACTGATCGAAATAACCCGCGGCTACCGGGTAGCACCCGGACTGGGTAACTTTCCTCTTATCCCGTTTTTTAAAACCCTTCGGAAAATGGGTGTCAAGGCACCGGTCAGTTTGGAGGTACTGAACAAGGACTCAGCATCACAGCGCCACATTGACTCTGTGCTCAACGCCTATACTTCAACATTGCAGCAAATAGGAGCATAA
- the ltrA gene encoding group II intron reverse transcriptase/maturase, whose translation MSTAKSYSISKLTVWEAYQRVKANRGAAGIDEQSIAQFEQKLQRNLYKVWNRMSSGSYFPPPVKQVEIPKQSGGKRKLGIPTVADRVAQTAVKLLIEPSLDCLFHPDSYGYRPGKSAKQAVEITRRRCWNINWVVEFDIKGAFDHIDHELLLKAVRHHIKDEWILLYIERWLKAPFETANGVQVPRESGTPQGGVISPLLMNLFMHYTFDAWMQRTFPGCPFARYADDAVVHCRSEKQACEVMSAIKARLEECLLTMHPEKSKIVYCKDSNRKAVYPMTQFTFLGFTFRPREAWGNNGRRFTSFLPGASNEALKRMRQRTRSWNIQRQTPASLLELSQQYNATLRGWWNYYGTFYKTVMRKVFNHFDLKLQRWARQKYKPLAGHKRRSADWLNRMKKACPSLFVHWHVFGNETRLGNGSRMS comes from the coding sequence ATGAGCACAGCAAAGTCGTACAGCATTTCCAAACTGACAGTTTGGGAGGCCTACCAGCGTGTGAAAGCCAATCGAGGAGCCGCTGGGATAGATGAACAATCTATTGCCCAGTTCGAGCAGAAGCTGCAACGGAACCTTTACAAGGTTTGGAACCGCATGTCGTCGGGTTCCTATTTCCCGCCGCCGGTTAAGCAGGTGGAAATTCCGAAGCAATCAGGAGGCAAACGCAAGCTGGGTATTCCAACAGTAGCCGATCGGGTGGCCCAGACCGCCGTCAAGCTGCTTATAGAGCCGAGTCTGGACTGTCTGTTCCATCCGGATTCCTATGGATACCGGCCGGGAAAGTCAGCCAAACAGGCGGTGGAGATCACTCGCAGGCGCTGCTGGAATATTAATTGGGTGGTGGAGTTCGATATCAAGGGAGCCTTTGATCACATTGATCATGAGCTGCTGCTCAAAGCGGTCAGGCATCACATAAAGGATGAATGGATTCTGTTGTATATCGAGCGGTGGCTTAAAGCGCCGTTTGAGACTGCAAATGGGGTTCAGGTACCGCGTGAAAGTGGTACACCTCAAGGAGGGGTGATCAGCCCGTTATTGATGAACCTGTTCATGCATTATACGTTCGATGCCTGGATGCAGCGGACTTTTCCAGGTTGTCCATTCGCACGCTACGCCGACGATGCGGTGGTTCATTGCCGTAGCGAAAAGCAGGCGTGCGAGGTCATGTCGGCCATCAAGGCACGCTTGGAAGAGTGCCTGCTGACTATGCACCCGGAGAAGTCGAAGATCGTCTATTGCAAGGACAGCAACCGTAAAGCGGTGTACCCAATGACGCAGTTCACGTTTCTGGGATTCACCTTCCGGCCACGAGAGGCATGGGGCAATAATGGACGCCGGTTTACCAGCTTCCTGCCCGGTGCTAGCAACGAGGCTCTGAAACGAATGCGTCAACGAACTCGCAGCTGGAATATCCAGCGGCAAACACCGGCCAGCCTTCTTGAATTATCACAACAGTACAACGCTACCCTGCGTGGGTGGTGGAACTACTATGGGACTTTCTACAAAACGGTCATGCGCAAGGTTTTCAATCATTTTGACTTGAAGCTGCAACGCTGGGCCCGTCAGAAGTACAAACCACTGGCAGGACATAAGCGCCGCAGTGCTGATTGGCTCAACCGGATGAAGAAAGCGTGCCCATCGCTGTTCGTGCACTGGCATGTCTTTGGAAATGAGACTCGACTGGGTAACGGGAGCCGTATGAGCTGA